Proteins from one Geomonas agri genomic window:
- a CDS encoding HAMP domain-containing protein, translating to MALFTAAALVFSSYNIYRSTNITRNIANNELPVISALIELRTSLLSQESFAGKYAILRDPAFIDLFHQRQAEALASLDLLGKGKATADLKQLNGLYLAYQKAAEDLFAGKTGSTGPMRSSALKLLNAVDASYLKRKDMLKRVLSRADEQQKQTIWWTVAISCTGFLLAIGVAPFVTYRTFGAIRELQSATHRIAAGDFDYNPNVPSGDEISELARDFTKMAARLKVLEQMSLDASPLTRLPGNFAIERVLEERLQSGDTFAFCYADLDNFKPYGDHYGYAKGSELLRLTGDLIQRAVKAHAGKDGFVGHVGGDDFVMVIPAERVSAVCEAVIDSFSAEVVKHYSPEDLKVGGIEGCDRYGVQRFFPLITISIAVIICGRDQYSSAVEIARAAAKVKDSAKEKPGSKYLIGAPGRVTV from the coding sequence ATGGCCTTATTCACTGCGGCTGCGCTCGTCTTCTCGTCCTACAATATCTACCGCAGCACCAACATCACCCGTAACATCGCCAACAACGAACTCCCGGTAATCAGCGCCCTAATCGAGTTGCGGACCTCGCTTTTGAGCCAGGAGAGCTTTGCCGGCAAGTACGCTATCCTCAGGGACCCCGCCTTCATCGACCTGTTTCACCAGCGCCAGGCGGAGGCCCTGGCCAGCCTGGACCTGCTCGGCAAGGGAAAGGCGACCGCCGACCTGAAGCAGCTGAACGGGCTATACCTCGCCTATCAGAAGGCCGCAGAGGACCTCTTCGCCGGCAAAACAGGTAGCACCGGCCCGATGCGCTCCTCGGCGCTCAAGCTGCTCAACGCGGTTGACGCCTCCTACCTCAAGCGCAAGGACATGCTGAAGCGGGTGCTCTCCCGTGCGGACGAGCAGCAAAAACAGACCATCTGGTGGACCGTCGCTATCTCCTGCACCGGCTTCCTGCTCGCCATCGGCGTCGCACCCTTCGTCACCTACCGCACTTTCGGTGCTATCCGCGAGTTGCAAAGCGCCACCCATCGCATTGCCGCCGGTGACTTCGACTACAACCCCAACGTTCCCTCCGGGGATGAGATCAGCGAGCTGGCCCGGGATTTCACCAAGATGGCGGCGCGGCTCAAGGTGCTCGAGCAGATGAGCCTGGACGCGAGCCCGCTGACCCGGCTCCCCGGCAACTTCGCCATCGAGCGGGTACTCGAGGAACGGCTACAAAGCGGCGACACCTTCGCCTTCTGCTACGCCGACCTGGACAACTTCAAGCCCTACGGCGACCATTACGGCTACGCCAAGGGGAGCGAGCTGCTCCGTCTGACCGGCGACCTGATCCAGCGTGCGGTGAAGGCGCATGCCGGCAAGGACGGCTTTGTCGGGCACGTAGGGGGCGACGACTTCGTCATGGTCATTCCGGCCGAGCGCGTCTCCGCGGTCTGCGAGGCGGTCATCGACAGCTTCAGCGCCGAGGTGGTCAAACACTACTCGCCGGAGGATCTTAAAGTTGGGGGTATCGAGGGGTGCGACCGTTACGGGGTGCAGCGCTTCTTCCCACTGATCACCATTTCCATCGCGGTCATCATTTGCGGCAGGGACCAGTACTCCTCCGCCGTCGAGATCGCTCGGGCCGCGGCCAAGGTGAAGGACAGCGCCAAGGAGAAACCGGGGAGCAAGTACCTGATCGGTGCCCCCGGAAGGGTGACTGTATGA
- a CDS encoding shikimate kinase, giving the protein MNRLTLIGMPGSGKSAIGRVIATRLGWRFIDTDHYIEKRFGKKLQAVVDQVGVEEFARIEEETVLALPAEGSLVISTGGSVVYSDTAMRRLAAISTVVFLDVPIQRLHGRIARAAPRGIVGMGEGGLEELYQRRFELYHKYAHSIVLLHGENLQEAATRVMFQCGVS; this is encoded by the coding sequence ATGAACAGGTTGACACTGATAGGGATGCCCGGTTCGGGCAAGAGTGCCATAGGAAGGGTCATCGCCACCCGCCTGGGGTGGCGCTTTATCGACACTGACCATTACATCGAAAAGCGCTTCGGCAAGAAACTTCAGGCGGTGGTGGATCAGGTGGGGGTCGAGGAATTCGCCCGGATCGAGGAGGAAACCGTGCTGGCCCTGCCGGCGGAAGGTTCCCTGGTCATTTCCACCGGCGGCAGCGTGGTCTACTCCGACACCGCCATGCGCCGCCTCGCTGCCATCTCTACCGTCGTCTTTCTTGACGTGCCCATACAGAGGCTACACGGGCGTATCGCCCGGGCGGCACCGCGCGGCATCGTCGGCATGGGTGAAGGTGGGTTGGAAGAACTGTACCAGAGACGCTTCGAGTTGTATCATAAGTACGCCCACAGCATAGTGCTACTCCACGGTGAGAACCTGCAGGAAGCAGCCACTAGGGTCATGTTTCAATGCGGCGTGTCATGA
- a CDS encoding DUF4402 domain-containing protein, translating into MKTLSKVVVMAGCTALAWAAGTGISQAATTTAGTYATVVLPVTITKVTDLNFGRFMSGGTGGSVVVDTAGAQSVTGGVTTTAALGGTATAATFTISGEPTSTYAVTFPAQTPLTGPGTSMIIGTFTMDSSGTLNTFGAAPETLSVGATLTVGASQASGAYSGTVDVAVNYN; encoded by the coding sequence ATGAAAACGTTATCAAAGGTTGTAGTAATGGCAGGATGCACCGCCCTAGCGTGGGCCGCAGGCACTGGCATCAGCCAGGCGGCCACGACCACGGCCGGCACCTACGCGACCGTCGTGTTGCCGGTCACCATCACCAAGGTCACGGATCTTAACTTTGGCCGTTTCATGTCCGGCGGCACAGGCGGGTCCGTAGTGGTCGACACGGCCGGGGCGCAGTCTGTGACCGGTGGCGTGACCACCACTGCGGCCTTGGGTGGCACCGCCACTGCCGCGACGTTCACGATATCGGGTGAGCCGACCAGCACCTACGCCGTCACCTTTCCGGCCCAGACGCCCCTGACTGGCCCCGGCACCTCGATGATCATCGGCACCTTCACCATGGACAGTAGCGGCACGCTGAACACCTTCGGCGCGGCGCCCGAGACCCTCTCCGTCGGCGCCACCCTCACCGTCGGCGCGAGCCAGGCCTCCGGCGCCTACAGCGGGACCGTGGACGTGGCGGTCAATTACAACTAG
- a CDS encoding DUF4402 domain-containing protein, which produces MRAHGLRATLGSAILALGCMTAATAFAAPTSVTKNQDFDFGRVVGGAGRSGTITVTPAGSRTYSGNVLPLGTTFTAARFTITGNVGKAYTLTLPANVNMNAGADQMTVTAITSSIPLTGIIPAGGAVSFSVGGTLNVGAAQRNAPYSGSMNISVK; this is translated from the coding sequence ATGCGAGCACACGGCTTACGTGCCACGCTCGGCTCGGCAATCCTGGCACTTGGATGCATGACCGCAGCTACAGCTTTTGCCGCGCCAACCTCCGTGACCAAGAACCAGGACTTCGATTTCGGCAGGGTGGTGGGAGGTGCGGGGCGCTCCGGCACGATTACCGTCACCCCGGCCGGAAGCAGAACCTATTCAGGCAACGTTCTCCCCTTGGGCACCACCTTCACCGCAGCCCGCTTCACCATCACCGGGAACGTGGGGAAAGCCTATACCTTGACCCTGCCGGCAAACGTCAACATGAATGCCGGTGCCGACCAGATGACGGTCACCGCGATCACCTCTTCGATACCCCTGACTGGGATCATCCCAGCCGGCGGCGCGGTCAGCTTTTCGGTGGGGGGGACGCTTAACGTCGGGGCAGCACAGCGGAACGCACCGTACAGCGGCAGCATGAACATTTCGGTTAAATAA
- a CDS encoding fimbrial biogenesis chaperone has product MKLLFAKWAAMVITAANVIIGTPTVTVVAADLMVYPTRVVMTDRQRAAQVDIINAGESQATYRVTMVRKRMTETGEFQDVGTPEPGEKFADEVAKYSPRQVTLLPGGGQTIRILFKVPPDLETGEYRSHLLFTRSAPAIARLPEKGDDEPGVIKMNIVANVGISIPVIARHGDLQAGASIDAGSVALSGEKQQVLSFTMHRSGTKSVYGDVAVYRGQEKVAEGKGFAIYTPNTVRKVSLVVPEHSRLSSGEAVRLVFTERDEKKPLAESAVVLP; this is encoded by the coding sequence GTGAAGCTACTCTTCGCCAAGTGGGCGGCAATGGTGATAACCGCCGCCAACGTAATCATCGGTACCCCGACCGTGACGGTGGTCGCTGCAGACCTCATGGTGTACCCGACGCGGGTGGTCATGACGGACAGGCAACGTGCCGCGCAGGTCGACATCATCAACGCCGGCGAGTCGCAGGCGACCTACAGGGTCACCATGGTGCGCAAACGGATGACGGAGACGGGAGAGTTCCAGGACGTCGGCACTCCGGAACCGGGAGAAAAGTTCGCGGACGAGGTGGCGAAATACTCCCCCCGCCAGGTGACCCTGCTGCCGGGAGGGGGGCAGACGATACGGATCCTGTTCAAAGTCCCCCCGGACCTCGAGACCGGCGAGTACCGGTCTCACCTGCTGTTCACCAGGTCCGCCCCCGCCATCGCCAGGCTGCCTGAGAAAGGTGACGACGAGCCCGGGGTTATCAAGATGAACATCGTGGCGAACGTGGGGATATCGATACCCGTCATCGCCCGGCACGGCGACCTGCAGGCCGGCGCATCGATCGATGCCGGGTCCGTTGCTCTGTCCGGCGAAAAACAGCAGGTGCTCTCCTTCACCATGCACAGGTCCGGCACCAAGTCAGTCTACGGCGACGTGGCCGTCTACCGGGGACAAGAAAAGGTGGCGGAGGGCAAAGGCTTCGCGATCTACACCCCGAACACGGTGCGCAAAGTTTCCCTCGTCGTACCGGAGCACTCGCGGCTCAGTAGCGGCGAAGCCGTACGCCTGGTCTTCACCGAGCGTGACGAAAAAAAGCCCCTGGCTGAATCTGCCGTCGTTCTTCCCTAG
- a CDS encoding carboxypeptidase-like regulatory domain-containing protein, with amino-acid sequence MGLLLLVHLLSPCAHSLAAPAAPGPPAPDQELVVALELDKETLTDSFLLVERKGEIYIPVCALADALALAISCDKDRAFGFALNQAQPFVIDLEAGYTVHGRESFSINGEAFVQKEEILVNSGALSRWLPVDFHLRRESSALEVRARELLPLQAAKKRGSFVTPKVADQARQYPDTTPPRRAVAVPTADLAAEFSQSSDGNKGSRSRMLNSINLSGDLFHMTGEAHLLTENEDLKRLDLTLSRRSAAGWRVGPLWFNQVALGSNQAPYVDGIGTSARPMYGVYLSNRPLLGGGHFLTHDIQGQLPPGWDAELFHNGTQIRYQPPTAEGMYHFVNLRVFYGVNSFKVVLHGPFGERQESEEVFVSDATTPTGELLYTLSAGWQTGLTQHEGPQDGGAESNLTFTADFGLTRNLTGSLLVVRHEERRDPAVEYVGAGVRTALRSTLLSLEVIQMLAPGRGLEGQLMSIKSSSRNLYGLNLELGQRFFHNYYSPQFYYRDDPLRTLTTVKGNSSFTLLEDIRVPYSVEIGFGTRNSGETETTSQWRVSGGWKGWNTTLQADLSRLQGQNYATGQVQVSTRLSEISVRGEAGYSFLPVAKPGSVNLSADIEIAPGLQLNSVLSHAPADRFIGLRLGVSKRLGRVGYSVAAHGSTDGDYGFDVGVRSSVADVPAGRLLASAEPLAPYGMIAVSAMVAEPDGRRTALPRVDFLLNGSRARAIPDGAGDQVIAFLQPDIPVDVTVDMTSIEDPFMVPAEEGCRIVPRAGVVARCAFTLTTGGEVDGTVTVRLARGGAVPIKGVRVELIGAEERQDKPQAMTLSEESGYYLFKTVRPGRYQVRIPADEVRRLKASELPPRGVTVPPGGDMVSGIDFELAPVDAAPGRIINGPAPVLDKE; translated from the coding sequence GTGGGCCTTCTGCTGCTCGTCCATCTCCTTTCACCGTGCGCACACAGTCTTGCCGCGCCCGCCGCTCCGGGACCGCCAGCCCCCGACCAGGAGCTGGTGGTCGCGCTGGAACTCGACAAGGAAACGTTGACCGACAGCTTTCTACTGGTCGAACGAAAGGGCGAGATCTACATCCCGGTCTGCGCCCTCGCCGATGCCCTCGCGCTGGCGATCAGTTGTGACAAGGACAGGGCCTTCGGTTTTGCCCTGAACCAAGCGCAACCTTTCGTCATTGACCTCGAGGCAGGCTACACCGTCCATGGCAGGGAATCCTTTTCAATCAATGGCGAGGCATTCGTGCAAAAGGAGGAGATCCTAGTCAACTCGGGCGCGCTATCGCGGTGGCTGCCGGTGGATTTCCACCTGCGCCGCGAAAGCTCGGCGCTGGAGGTACGGGCGCGCGAGTTGCTGCCGCTGCAGGCGGCAAAAAAACGCGGATCTTTCGTGACGCCGAAAGTCGCCGACCAAGCCCGGCAATACCCGGATACGACCCCCCCCAGGCGTGCGGTGGCTGTCCCGACAGCGGACCTCGCAGCGGAGTTCTCGCAGTCGTCCGACGGCAACAAGGGTAGCCGCAGCAGGATGCTGAACTCAATAAACCTCTCCGGCGACCTCTTCCACATGACGGGGGAGGCTCATCTCCTCACCGAGAACGAGGATCTCAAGCGTCTCGACCTCACCCTGTCCCGGCGCAGCGCCGCCGGTTGGCGCGTGGGTCCTTTGTGGTTCAACCAGGTGGCCCTAGGCTCGAACCAGGCGCCGTACGTGGACGGGATTGGAACATCGGCCCGGCCGATGTACGGCGTCTATCTCTCCAACCGCCCCCTGCTAGGCGGCGGGCATTTCCTCACCCATGACATTCAGGGCCAACTCCCCCCCGGCTGGGACGCTGAACTGTTCCACAACGGAACCCAGATCCGCTACCAGCCCCCCACCGCCGAAGGGATGTACCATTTCGTCAACCTGCGAGTCTTTTATGGCGTCAACAGCTTCAAGGTGGTACTGCACGGCCCGTTCGGAGAGAGGCAGGAGTCGGAAGAGGTATTCGTCTCAGACGCGACCACGCCGACCGGGGAGCTGCTGTACACGCTTTCGGCGGGGTGGCAGACGGGGCTGACGCAGCATGAAGGACCGCAGGACGGGGGTGCCGAGTCCAACCTCACCTTCACCGCGGATTTCGGCCTGACTAGGAACCTGACTGGGTCGCTGCTGGTGGTAAGGCATGAGGAGCGTCGCGACCCGGCCGTGGAGTATGTAGGTGCCGGCGTGCGCACAGCACTGCGTTCGACCCTGCTGTCCCTGGAGGTGATCCAGATGCTGGCGCCGGGAAGGGGGCTGGAGGGGCAGCTGATGAGCATTAAGTCAAGCAGCCGCAACCTGTACGGGTTGAACCTGGAACTGGGACAGCGCTTTTTCCACAACTACTACTCGCCGCAGTTCTACTATCGGGACGATCCCCTGCGCACCCTGACCACCGTGAAGGGGAACTCGTCCTTTACCCTGTTGGAGGACATCCGCGTGCCGTACTCGGTCGAGATCGGCTTCGGCACCAGGAATTCAGGGGAGACAGAAACGACGTCGCAGTGGCGCGTTTCCGGCGGCTGGAAAGGTTGGAACACGACGCTGCAGGCGGACCTGTCCCGGCTGCAGGGACAGAACTACGCGACCGGACAGGTGCAGGTGAGTACCAGGCTGAGCGAGATCAGTGTGAGGGGAGAGGCGGGGTACTCCTTCCTGCCGGTCGCCAAGCCTGGCAGCGTCAACTTGAGCGCGGACATCGAGATAGCGCCGGGGCTGCAACTGAACTCGGTGCTATCCCATGCACCGGCGGACCGGTTCATCGGGTTGCGGCTTGGGGTGTCGAAGCGTTTGGGACGGGTGGGGTACTCGGTCGCTGCGCACGGTAGCACCGACGGGGACTACGGGTTCGATGTGGGCGTGCGCTCTTCGGTCGCGGACGTCCCCGCCGGCAGGCTGCTGGCTTCCGCCGAACCGTTGGCCCCGTACGGGATGATCGCCGTTTCCGCCATGGTGGCCGAACCGGACGGGAGAAGGACGGCGCTGCCGCGGGTAGATTTCCTGTTGAACGGCAGCCGGGCCCGGGCCATACCAGACGGCGCCGGCGACCAGGTCATCGCCTTCCTGCAACCGGACATACCGGTCGATGTGACAGTGGACATGACGTCGATCGAGGATCCCTTCATGGTCCCGGCGGAGGAGGGGTGTCGCATCGTGCCAAGAGCCGGGGTGGTCGCAAGGTGCGCGTTCACCCTGACCACCGGTGGCGAGGTCGACGGCACCGTGACGGTGCGCTTGGCGCGCGGGGGAGCAGTCCCTATCAAGGGGGTACGGGTCGAACTGATCGGGGCGGAAGAGCGGCAGGACAAACCGCAGGCGATGACGCTGTCGGAGGAGAGCGGCTACTACCTGTTCAAGACGGTCCGGCCGGGGAGGTACCAGGTCCGCATACCGGCCGACGAGGTGCGGCGGTTGAAGGCGAGCGAGTTGCCCCCGCGCGGCGTGACAGTGCCACCGGGTGGGGATATGGTATCCGGCATCGACTTTGAACTGGCGCCGGTCGACGCGGCGCCGGGGAGGATCATCAACGGACCGGCGCCGGTGCTGGACAAGGAGTAG
- a CDS encoding rhomboid family intramembrane serine protease, with the protein MKFIDRLDRKIGRYAIPNLTIYLIAGQSFFYLMYMTGKLDRMATYFSAGLFLSGEWWRIFTIPFDPPQSSLIFTLIAWYFFYMLGSTLEEHWGAFRYNAYLVLGCLITFAASFLVPAYPVSNAFLAGSVFLAFATLFPEFQILLFFVIPVRIKWLALLTWLGYAYQIVVGGWPSRIMVLAAIANYLIFFANDIYINLRHGKRQISKKVGGLQFREKELVHKCTTCGITEKTHPDMDFRYCPKCNGQYGYCRDHIFSHEHKK; encoded by the coding sequence ATGAAATTTATTGACCGCCTGGATAGAAAGATCGGCCGCTACGCGATCCCAAACCTGACGATCTACCTGATCGCAGGGCAGTCGTTCTTCTACCTGATGTACATGACGGGGAAGCTGGACCGGATGGCGACCTACTTCTCCGCCGGGCTGTTCCTGTCGGGTGAGTGGTGGCGCATCTTCACAATCCCCTTCGATCCCCCCCAGTCCAGCCTCATCTTCACCCTTATTGCCTGGTACTTCTTCTACATGCTCGGCTCCACCCTGGAGGAGCATTGGGGCGCCTTTCGCTACAACGCGTACCTAGTGCTCGGCTGCCTGATCACCTTTGCGGCCTCGTTCCTGGTTCCGGCCTACCCGGTCAGCAACGCGTTCCTCGCCGGCTCGGTATTTCTCGCCTTCGCCACCCTGTTCCCGGAATTCCAGATCCTGCTCTTCTTTGTGATCCCGGTGCGCATCAAGTGGCTGGCCCTCCTGACCTGGCTCGGCTACGCCTACCAGATCGTCGTCGGCGGCTGGCCCTCCCGCATCATGGTGCTGGCCGCCATCGCGAACTATCTGATCTTCTTTGCCAACGACATCTATATCAACCTGCGCCACGGTAAAAGGCAGATTTCCAAAAAGGTTGGCGGGCTCCAGTTCCGTGAGAAGGAACTGGTGCACAAGTGCACCACCTGCGGCATCACCGAGAAAACCCATCCCGACATGGACTTCCGCTACTGCCCGAAATGCAACGGCCAGTACGGCTACTGCAGGGACCACATCTTCAGCCATGAACACAAGAAGTGA
- a CDS encoding LysM peptidoglycan-binding domain-containing protein gives MTPADKAKLLLALLLIPARLYAAPPEFQIDIKELDRQKPAAPKSVQKPAPKQHKQAPKKKESEAKAQHETKKEHPAPSGEYVRYTVKPGDHIFKILVGHFGMSNEAAERLAPEIIELNDIKNIKTLEVGRTLLLPAAALHGAEAKPARKEKGHARPEAPSQKAKGGETPKEPKPVPVPAPRAPEPAQETPRAPETAPKAPRAPEPAAPTPAPVLAPKTAPAPTPVQKAPAPAVPQPVPAPGAKPAPVQPPAPTPKVEPVPVPKPVPAPAEKPAPVPTPVPAQKAAPIPAPAPAPKPAPKPAPKPAPKPAPKPAPAPAAAPPKVAAPVAAPPAAPAIPQAPTWVCSVGRHDAASVVDSVLNAISVTWSRNKIIQSAAGAATPFSIRVDRYFEYKGNRYIVSIGENDPYNYTLIRILETAGYRVLMLTGKEEFKAVTERLFKLVGVAPDFGPHALQEGKHATGFLVQQDDAAGRRVLITDTAPPAGHKWVMPAGCGAR, from the coding sequence ATGACTCCTGCCGACAAGGCGAAACTGCTCCTGGCTCTCCTGTTGATCCCCGCCCGGCTCTACGCCGCTCCCCCGGAATTCCAGATCGACATCAAGGAGTTAGACCGGCAAAAGCCGGCGGCGCCCAAGTCCGTCCAAAAGCCGGCGCCCAAGCAGCACAAGCAGGCTCCCAAGAAGAAGGAGTCGGAGGCGAAGGCGCAGCATGAGACGAAAAAGGAGCACCCGGCTCCCAGCGGGGAGTACGTCCGCTACACCGTCAAGCCCGGGGACCACATCTTCAAGATCCTGGTCGGGCATTTCGGTATGTCCAACGAGGCGGCAGAACGCCTGGCCCCGGAGATCATCGAACTGAACGACATCAAGAACATCAAGACCCTCGAGGTGGGACGGACCCTGCTGCTTCCGGCCGCGGCCCTCCATGGAGCAGAGGCGAAGCCGGCCAGGAAGGAAAAGGGGCACGCACGGCCGGAAGCGCCGTCCCAGAAGGCAAAGGGAGGCGAGACGCCCAAAGAGCCCAAACCGGTACCGGTGCCGGCGCCCAGGGCCCCCGAGCCCGCCCAGGAGACTCCCCGGGCACCCGAAACGGCTCCCAAGGCACCGAGGGCACCCGAACCCGCCGCACCCACGCCGGCACCGGTCCTCGCGCCCAAAACTGCGCCAGCCCCGACCCCGGTGCAAAAAGCTCCGGCCCCGGCAGTACCACAACCTGTTCCGGCTCCGGGCGCCAAGCCAGCCCCAGTCCAGCCGCCGGCCCCGACCCCCAAAGTGGAGCCGGTTCCGGTGCCCAAACCCGTGCCCGCTCCGGCCGAAAAGCCAGCTCCGGTACCCACACCGGTGCCGGCCCAAAAAGCTGCGCCTATACCCGCACCTGCGCCGGCCCCTAAACCGGCACCTAAACCGGCACCTAAACCGGCACCTAAACCGGCACCTAAACCGGCACCGGCTCCGGCTGCCGCACCGCCCAAGGTTGCGGCACCGGTTGCCGCGCCGCCCGCTGCGCCTGCCATCCCCCAGGCCCCGACCTGGGTCTGCTCGGTCGGTCGACACGACGCCGCCAGCGTGGTCGATTCTGTGTTGAACGCCATCTCCGTCACCTGGAGCCGCAACAAGATCATCCAGTCCGCCGCTGGCGCGGCCACACCCTTCAGCATCAGGGTCGACCGCTACTTCGAGTACAAGGGGAACCGTTACATCGTGAGCATTGGCGAGAACGACCCGTACAACTACACGCTGATCAGGATCCTGGAGACTGCGGGGTACCGGGTGTTGATGTTGACCGGGAAGGAAGAGTTCAAAGCGGTAACGGAGCGGTTGTTTAAGCTGGTCGGGGTCGCGCCGGATTTCGGGCCGCACGCGTTGCAGGAGGGGAAACATGCGACCGGGTTTCTGGTCCAGCAGGACGACGCGGCCGGGAGGCGGGTGTTGATCACGGATACGGCGCCTCCCGCAGGGCACAAGTGGGTCATGCCGGCGGGATGCGGCGCCAGGTAG
- a CDS encoding lytic transglycosylase domain-containing protein, translated as MGKVKLLYAAAGLMLAAVTNASAFCFEEAGEEYGINPQILRAIAKVESNFNPAAVNHNSNGTYDFGLMQINSSWAPTIGKQRWSSLGDPCNSVKTGAWILSMCMEKYGYTWKAIGCYNSQTPDKRDRYSKKVFDQLQRVKPLRQEAEYRPLKDNLEALVRQRVDGWVDEAAKGKADEFKEKVKGGVPAPKEVLQQKAAPAETTAKSALPQAATPQSNAISQENIGYYTEDGEHSAIPIP; from the coding sequence ATGGGTAAAGTCAAACTGCTCTACGCGGCCGCGGGACTAATGCTCGCAGCGGTAACCAACGCTTCCGCGTTTTGCTTCGAAGAAGCCGGCGAAGAATACGGAATCAACCCGCAAATTCTGCGGGCCATCGCCAAAGTAGAATCCAACTTCAATCCCGCCGCCGTCAATCACAACAGCAACGGCACCTACGATTTCGGGCTGATGCAGATCAATTCGAGCTGGGCTCCCACCATCGGCAAGCAGCGCTGGAGTTCACTTGGCGATCCTTGCAACAGCGTAAAAACCGGGGCTTGGATACTTTCCATGTGCATGGAGAAGTACGGCTACACCTGGAAGGCGATCGGCTGCTACAACAGCCAGACCCCGGACAAGCGTGACCGCTACTCCAAGAAGGTCTTCGACCAGCTGCAGCGCGTTAAGCCGCTGCGTCAGGAAGCGGAGTACCGTCCTCTCAAGGACAATCTGGAGGCCTTGGTGCGTCAGAGGGTGGACGGCTGGGTGGACGAGGCGGCGAAAGGGAAGGCTGACGAGTTCAAAGAGAAGGTGAAGGGAGGCGTGCCTGCCCCCAAGGAAGTGCTGCAACAGAAAGCCGCCCCTGCCGAAACCACAGCAAAGAGCGCACTCCCGCAGGCAGCTACCCCGCAGAGCAACGCCATATCCCAGGAAAATATCGGCTACTACACCGAGGATGGAGAGCACTCGGCGATCCCCATCCCCTAG
- a CDS encoding YceH family protein produces the protein MRMNLTELEIRILGCLMEKELTTPEYYPLTLNALAAACNQKSNRDPVLSLAESDLQRGLEALGARGLARLTTTGGRVDKYVHSMGDKLGLDVPARAVLAELMLRGPQTAAELRSRSERMAQVGDLAAVEDILLKLQQHGPPLVVRLPRQAGRKEPRYAQVFAGMPELPEEEPERELAPSAPRARAGNERLEQLEQEVGGLRQDVADLRREVEELLAAFS, from the coding sequence ATGAGAATGAATCTGACCGAGCTGGAGATCAGGATCCTTGGGTGCCTGATGGAGAAGGAACTGACCACGCCGGAGTATTATCCCCTCACGCTGAACGCGCTCGCGGCAGCCTGCAACCAGAAGTCGAACCGGGATCCGGTGCTGTCGCTGGCCGAGTCCGATTTGCAGCGGGGGCTTGAGGCGCTGGGTGCGCGCGGGCTGGCACGTCTCACCACGACCGGCGGGCGCGTCGATAAGTACGTGCACTCCATGGGGGACAAGCTCGGCTTGGATGTCCCGGCGCGCGCAGTGCTCGCGGAGTTGATGCTGCGCGGGCCGCAGACCGCGGCGGAGTTGCGCAGCCGCAGCGAACGCATGGCCCAGGTGGGCGACCTGGCGGCGGTGGAGGATATTTTGCTCAAGCTGCAGCAACACGGCCCTCCTCTGGTGGTGCGGCTACCGCGGCAGGCAGGCCGCAAGGAGCCGCGCTACGCCCAGGTTTTCGCTGGGATGCCGGAGTTACCGGAGGAGGAGCCGGAGCGGGAGTTGGCGCCTTCGGCACCGAGAGCACGGGCGGGCAACGAGCGGCTGGAGCAACTGGAACAGGAGGTGGGGGGCTTGCGCCAGGACGTCGCGGACCTGCGCCGGGAGGTGGAGGAACTGCTGGCGGCCTTCTCCTGA